In Thermobaculum terrenum ATCC BAA-798, one genomic interval encodes:
- a CDS encoding PfkB family carbohydrate kinase: MRCPRRLVLVGSVLVDVLLYVPHMPERGGDVLAQGAVVTSGGGYNVLVGASRLGMPVAYAGKVGSGPMGAQVLRDLESADIPILLPPSDDGDTGFDIGLVEPDGERTFVTAPGVESKLTASDLAVIPLVGGDVVYVSGYDLCYPVSGAALADWLPALPQDVLLAFDPGPLVGEIPVRYLYVVLRRVDIISLNQRELAILTGEDALPTAVERLAGLLHEGAWVVVRAGAHGCWIAGPEGHLRHVPGRPVAAVDSTGAGDAHVAALLAALHAGHPLEEAAHRANVAASIAVGRRGPATGPTLEELETLLCEERSG; this comes from the coding sequence ATGAGGTGCCCTCGCAGGCTGGTGCTGGTGGGCAGCGTGCTGGTGGACGTCCTGCTCTACGTGCCCCACATGCCCGAGAGAGGGGGAGACGTCCTGGCGCAGGGGGCGGTGGTGACCTCCGGTGGGGGCTACAACGTGCTGGTGGGAGCATCCAGGCTAGGTATGCCGGTGGCCTATGCGGGGAAGGTGGGCAGCGGCCCGATGGGGGCTCAGGTGCTGCGCGACCTGGAGTCGGCCGACATCCCCATCCTCCTGCCTCCGTCCGACGATGGTGATACCGGCTTCGACATCGGCTTGGTGGAGCCTGATGGTGAGCGCACGTTCGTGACGGCTCCAGGGGTGGAGTCCAAGCTCACCGCCTCGGACCTCGCTGTCATCCCTCTTGTGGGCGGGGACGTGGTGTACGTCTCGGGCTACGACCTGTGTTACCCGGTATCCGGTGCCGCGCTCGCTGACTGGTTGCCGGCCCTGCCGCAGGACGTCCTGCTGGCCTTCGATCCAGGCCCCCTCGTGGGGGAGATCCCGGTCAGGTACCTCTACGTCGTCCTGAGGCGAGTTGACATAATAAGCCTGAACCAGCGGGAGCTGGCGATACTGACTGGCGAGGATGCCTTGCCGACCGCTGTGGAGAGGCTTGCCGGCCTGCTCCACGAGGGTGCCTGGGTGGTGGTGCGGGCGGGGGCTCACGGCTGCTGGATAGCCGGTCCTGAGGGGCATCTGAGGCACGTGCCCGGAAGGCCCGTGGCGGCGGTGGATTCCACGGGGGCTGGCGATGCGCACGTGGCGGCGCTGCTGGCGGCGCTGCACGCGGGACATCCTCTTGAGGAGGCCGCGCATCGGGCCAACGTCGCGGCCTCGATAGCTGTCGGGCGTCGGGGTCCGGCCACGGGCCCCACCCTGGAGGAGCTGGAGACCCTCCTGTGTGAAGAGAGGTCGGGGTAG
- a CDS encoding DUF190 domain-containing protein, which produces MHLSGKAKRVRIYIGEADRHGNRPMHLAIVEMLRRDGYAGATVFRGIEGFGRTSRLHTATILRLSEDLPLVIDVVDSPKKIDALLPKLRELGVNGLITVEDVEVYQYGGPQHPEG; this is translated from the coding sequence ATGCACTTATCGGGAAAGGCAAAGCGCGTGAGGATCTACATCGGCGAGGCCGACAGGCACGGCAACCGCCCCATGCACCTGGCGATAGTGGAGATGCTCCGCCGGGACGGCTACGCCGGCGCCACGGTCTTCCGAGGCATAGAGGGCTTCGGGCGCACGAGCCGCCTGCACACGGCGACCATCCTGCGCCTGTCCGAGGATCTGCCCCTGGTGATCGACGTCGTGGACTCGCCCAAGAAGATCGATGCCCTGCTGCCCAAGCTGAGAGAGCTGGGGGTCAACGGCCTCATCACCGTGGAGGACGTGGAGGTGTACCAGTACGGCGGGCCACAGCACCCAGAGGGCTAG
- a CDS encoding purine-cytosine permease family protein — MSAKTHHPEVDRPWAIELRGIEPIPDSERHGKPSELFWIWFPANIGVLGIVYGGILTAAGLNLWQSAVVALVGSALSFLLVGILSVAGKWGGAPMLTLSRAPFGVRGNLGPAFISWLSLVGWETVSVITAAYALLGLLGLLGLPANSLWTVVSLLVIALLVVMFGLLGHATLVIIQQAATWILGTLTVLVIIFLIPGTQWSKLLDAPWGAWDSGVLATLSIIMAGTGIGWANAGADYTRYLPRGSSDRSIVGWTVLGATIPLFVLIMTGVLLSSRVSDLASASNPVEVIGDALPAWMAVPYLITAIGGLIAAADLSIYSSGLNLLALGVRLQRHKAVLIDGVIMVLGSVYVMIIAQDFFGPFISFLQLLADGLAAWVGVFLVDMLLRRGYDPEGLRWTDPGSPYYYSGGIHWPACIAWLCGVLVGLAFTVSPWFSGPLAKGVFASSSLGYIMGLLVSMLTYWLLGAVLARGQVAAGQRERPGES; from the coding sequence GTGAGTGCTAAGACTCATCATCCTGAGGTGGACAGGCCATGGGCTATCGAGCTGCGCGGTATAGAGCCCATACCGGACAGCGAGAGGCACGGTAAACCATCGGAGCTGTTCTGGATATGGTTTCCCGCTAACATAGGCGTGCTCGGGATAGTGTACGGCGGGATACTGACGGCCGCGGGGCTCAACCTGTGGCAGAGTGCTGTCGTCGCCCTGGTGGGCTCGGCCCTATCCTTCCTGCTGGTGGGTATCCTCAGCGTGGCTGGCAAGTGGGGTGGCGCTCCTATGCTGACCCTATCGCGCGCGCCCTTTGGGGTGCGGGGTAACTTGGGGCCCGCGTTCATCAGCTGGCTGAGCCTGGTGGGCTGGGAGACGGTCAGCGTCATCACCGCGGCGTACGCCCTGCTGGGGTTGTTGGGGCTGCTGGGGCTGCCCGCCAACTCGCTGTGGACGGTGGTGAGCCTGCTGGTCATCGCCCTGCTGGTAGTAATGTTCGGCCTGCTGGGGCACGCGACGCTGGTCATCATCCAGCAGGCTGCTACTTGGATCCTCGGGACGCTCACCGTCCTGGTGATCATCTTCCTGATCCCGGGTACGCAGTGGAGCAAGCTGCTCGATGCCCCATGGGGAGCTTGGGACTCAGGGGTGCTGGCGACGCTGAGCATCATCATGGCCGGCACGGGCATAGGATGGGCCAACGCCGGCGCGGACTACACTCGCTACTTGCCCAGAGGCAGCAGCGATCGTTCCATAGTGGGGTGGACGGTGCTGGGGGCGACCATCCCCCTGTTCGTGCTGATCATGACGGGGGTGCTGCTCTCCAGCAGGGTGTCGGACCTGGCCTCCGCCTCCAACCCCGTGGAGGTGATAGGGGATGCCCTGCCTGCGTGGATGGCCGTGCCTTACCTGATCACTGCGATAGGCGGCCTGATAGCTGCCGCGGACCTCTCGATCTACTCCTCGGGGCTCAACCTGCTGGCTCTGGGGGTGAGGCTCCAGAGGCACAAGGCGGTGCTGATAGATGGGGTGATCATGGTGTTGGGGTCGGTCTACGTCATGATCATAGCCCAGGACTTCTTCGGGCCCTTCATCAGCTTCCTCCAGCTGCTGGCCGACGGCCTAGCTGCCTGGGTTGGCGTCTTCCTCGTGGACATGTTGCTGCGCCGTGGCTATGACCCGGAGGGGCTCAGGTGGACCGATCCGGGGAGCCCTTATTACTACTCAGGGGGGATCCACTGGCCCGCATGCATCGCCTGGCTCTGCGGCGTCCTGGTCGGGTTGGCCTTCACCGTGTCCCCATGGTTCAGCGGGCCCCTGGCCAAAGGGGTGTTTGCCTCGAGCAGCTTGGGCTACATTATGGGCTTGCTGGTGAGCATGCTGACCTACTGGCTGCTGGGCGCGGTGCTCGCCCGCGGGCAGGTGGCGGCTGGCCAGCGAGAGCGCCCGGGGGAGTCCTGA
- a CDS encoding ADP-ribosylglycohydrolase family protein, with product MSRLRAAGALYGLAIGDALGMPTQMLPREQVRSLLGDVRWFEAGPSANPISAGQPAGKVTDDTEQALIVARLLVQGDGRLDVSLFVQELLAWTREAEADGSEQLGPSSRRALEAVARGVAPSQAGSRGDTNGAAMRIAPVGICVPPEPLSRLVDRVEQVCLPTHHTGLAIAGAAAVAAVVSVGVEGGSFEEGLQLALRAAQLGQQRGHYVAGPSVAERISWAVSLVKPLDESSAQERIYDLVGTGVLTQESVPAAFALASLYADDPWEGCLAAASLGGDSDTIGAITGAMLGACCGESAFPSKALALVREVNSLYVDELVAALLSLRQSIVGR from the coding sequence ATGAGCCGGCTGCGAGCCGCGGGAGCCCTGTACGGGCTGGCTATAGGGGATGCCCTGGGCATGCCCACCCAGATGCTGCCGCGAGAGCAGGTGCGGTCCCTGCTGGGGGATGTCCGCTGGTTCGAGGCAGGGCCCTCGGCAAATCCCATAAGCGCCGGGCAGCCCGCGGGCAAGGTGACGGACGATACGGAGCAGGCCCTTATCGTCGCGCGCTTGCTGGTGCAGGGCGACGGCAGGCTGGACGTCTCGCTGTTCGTCCAGGAGCTCCTGGCTTGGACGCGCGAGGCGGAGGCGGACGGCAGCGAGCAGCTCGGGCCTTCCTCCCGGCGCGCGCTGGAGGCCGTGGCTCGAGGGGTGGCTCCCAGCCAGGCGGGCAGCCGAGGCGACACCAACGGCGCGGCCATGCGCATAGCGCCGGTGGGCATATGCGTGCCTCCCGAGCCGTTGTCCCGGCTCGTCGACCGCGTGGAGCAAGTGTGCCTGCCCACGCACCACACCGGGCTGGCCATCGCCGGCGCTGCTGCCGTGGCGGCGGTGGTTAGCGTGGGGGTGGAGGGTGGTAGCTTTGAGGAGGGGCTCCAGCTGGCCCTGCGCGCCGCCCAGCTCGGTCAGCAGCGGGGCCATTACGTTGCCGGCCCCAGCGTGGCCGAGAGGATCTCGTGGGCCGTCTCCCTGGTGAAGCCTTTGGACGAGTCGAGCGCTCAGGAGAGGATCTACGACCTGGTCGGCACCGGCGTGCTGACGCAGGAGTCGGTGCCGGCGGCCTTTGCGCTCGCATCCCTGTACGCGGATGACCCTTGGGAGGGCTGCCTAGCCGCGGCGTCCCTGGGGGGCGACAGCGATACAATAGGGGCTATCACGGGGGCCATGTTGGGAGCCTGCTGTGGGGAGAGCGCCTTCCCATCGAAGGCTCTGGCGCTTGTGCGTGAGGTGAACTCTCTGTATGTGGACGAATTGGTCGCGGCCCTGTTGTCGCTGCGTCAGAGTATAGTGGGGAGGTAA
- a CDS encoding ferritin-like domain-containing protein: MAITDAKTKLIYELSDIYDAERQFLQGMRQALAQADSQELRAGIQEHMSQTGQQIGNLEQVFSLMGETPLQISCDSARGLVAEAQKGMEETQDNTLRDGMIAGGLCKVEHYEIASYRALIVGLEQMGLEDAAQLLRQNLQQEEETAGKLEDLIQGMARQLSGDVQGPMAHGTDTPPPTI, encoded by the coding sequence ATGGCTATCACGGACGCGAAGACGAAGCTGATCTACGAACTATCGGATATCTACGATGCGGAGAGGCAGTTCCTCCAGGGCATGCGGCAGGCGCTCGCCCAGGCCGACAGCCAGGAGCTGCGCGCGGGCATCCAGGAGCACATGTCGCAGACGGGGCAGCAGATAGGCAACTTGGAGCAGGTCTTCTCCTTGATGGGGGAGACCCCGCTGCAGATCTCCTGCGACTCCGCTCGGGGCCTGGTGGCGGAAGCCCAGAAGGGGATGGAGGAGACCCAAGACAACACGCTGCGGGACGGCATGATCGCCGGTGGGCTATGCAAGGTGGAGCACTACGAGATAGCCTCTTACAGGGCGCTCATCGTGGGCCTGGAGCAGATGGGCCTCGAGGACGCGGCACAGCTACTAAGGCAGAACCTCCAGCAGGAGGAGGAGACCGCTGGGAAGCTCGAGGATCTCATCCAGGGCATGGCCCGACAGCTGTCCGGGGACGTGCAGGGCCCTATGGCCCACGGCACGGATACCCCTCCGCCCACGATCTAA
- a CDS encoding tyrosine-protein phosphatase, whose amino-acid sequence MERRRVLAWEGCLNIRDLGGYPTAYGVQTRWGAVVRADTVSKLTMAGHAALLAYGVRTIVDLRLPHEVEAKPNPYAMPGEHGIAYHHISMIDPAEFPPKDFTTLADNYKMMLDRYTDRVASVIHAIAHASPEGAVLLHCVGGKDRTGIAVALLLGAVRVPYDVIAADYALTAECLRPEWEETLRHNPERRQEIERELEVMMPRVEVMLEVLDHLDRRYGGVDPYLRHIGLTDLELELIRARLLGYVP is encoded by the coding sequence ATGGAGCGTCGAAGGGTTCTTGCCTGGGAGGGTTGCCTCAACATCCGCGACCTCGGGGGCTACCCCACGGCTTACGGGGTGCAGACGCGCTGGGGGGCCGTGGTGCGCGCCGACACGGTGTCCAAGCTCACCATGGCGGGCCACGCAGCCCTCCTGGCGTACGGCGTGCGCACGATAGTCGACCTCCGCCTGCCGCACGAGGTCGAGGCCAAGCCCAACCCATACGCGATGCCGGGGGAGCACGGCATCGCGTACCACCACATCTCGATGATCGATCCTGCGGAGTTCCCTCCCAAGGACTTCACCACCCTCGCCGATAACTACAAGATGATGCTGGACCGCTACACCGATCGGGTGGCGAGCGTCATCCACGCGATCGCCCATGCCTCGCCCGAGGGGGCGGTGCTATTGCACTGCGTGGGTGGCAAGGACCGCACGGGCATCGCCGTGGCGCTGCTGCTGGGCGCGGTGCGCGTGCCCTACGACGTGATAGCCGCCGACTACGCCCTCACCGCTGAGTGCCTGCGCCCTGAGTGGGAGGAGACCCTGAGGCACAACCCCGAGCGTCGGCAGGAGATAGAGAGGGAGCTCGAAGTCATGATGCCCCGAGTAGAGGTCATGCTGGAGGTGCTCGATCACCTGGATCGTCGCTACGGTGGTGTGGATCCCTACCTCCGGCATATAGGGCTGACCGACCTCGAACTGGAGCTGATACGAGCGCGCCTGCTGGGCTACGTGCCCTGA
- a CDS encoding GNAT family N-acetyltransferase, whose product MHQAERSCTHAGGHLRVRLLREEELSSRDHHRISSLLVEAFPHAAQLFSRQSWRGPRPDRRLLLEGGDGELLAHLDYVIRPIQVADATVEVAGVGEVAVRQGARGRGLGKRLMQELKAALHREPVDFGLLYCLESVAGFYERVGWTRVHQPSRFISPETGQWMEASYPTFILPVRAPLEAWPGEGVIDLGGMIW is encoded by the coding sequence ATGCACCAGGCCGAGAGATCCTGCACGCACGCCGGAGGGCACCTGCGCGTGCGCCTGTTGCGAGAGGAGGAGTTGAGCTCGCGGGACCACCACAGGATCAGCTCTCTGCTGGTGGAGGCCTTCCCGCACGCAGCCCAGCTGTTCTCGCGCCAGTCCTGGAGAGGTCCCAGGCCGGATCGCAGGCTGCTGCTGGAGGGCGGGGACGGCGAGCTCCTGGCCCATCTGGACTACGTCATCCGGCCGATCCAGGTGGCGGACGCCACGGTCGAGGTGGCCGGAGTGGGGGAGGTGGCCGTGCGCCAGGGAGCCCGCGGGCGTGGGCTGGGTAAGCGCCTCATGCAAGAGCTCAAGGCGGCGCTGCACCGCGAGCCGGTCGACTTCGGTCTACTGTACTGCCTGGAGTCGGTCGCCGGCTTCTACGAGCGCGTCGGCTGGACCAGGGTCCACCAACCCTCCCGCTTCATTTCCCCGGAGACCGGCCAGTGGATGGAGGCGAGCTATCCGACTTTCATCCTGCCGGTGAGAGCTCCCCTCGAGGCGTGGCCCGGGGAGGGCGTGATCGATCTCGGCGGGATGATATGGTAG
- a CDS encoding GntR family transcriptional regulator, with product MSRQESVYKRISALLEEEITSGKLKPGHRLPGEHELARRFGVSRTTIRQALADLARKQLITTRVGSGSYITFDNQPLEWSAGWSRALTSSGVAVESRIVHFGPVEDRQLGAKLGTGPHFIALDRLRIVSGGEPISLERSRVPLTDSTAALLDVDFRQESLMDVLTLRLGMIPTSSEEWIEVARLREDEAELLRRAVGEPFLLSRRALRDQHGSLMEYVASLLDPGHFRLHITFEREGWERRG from the coding sequence ATGTCTAGACAGGAAAGCGTCTACAAGCGTATATCTGCGCTGCTGGAGGAGGAGATAACCTCCGGCAAGCTCAAGCCCGGGCACAGGCTGCCTGGGGAGCACGAGCTAGCTCGCCGCTTCGGCGTCAGCCGCACGACCATCAGGCAGGCCCTGGCCGACCTAGCGCGCAAGCAGCTGATCACCACTAGGGTGGGATCGGGCAGCTACATCACCTTCGATAACCAGCCCCTGGAGTGGTCTGCGGGGTGGAGCAGGGCGTTGACCAGCAGCGGCGTGGCGGTGGAGTCGCGGATCGTGCACTTCGGGCCCGTGGAGGACCGGCAGCTGGGAGCCAAGCTCGGCACCGGCCCGCACTTCATCGCGCTCGACAGGCTGCGCATCGTGTCCGGCGGTGAGCCCATATCGCTGGAGCGCAGCCGCGTACCCCTGACCGACAGCACGGCCGCCCTGCTGGACGTGGACTTCCGCCAGGAGTCTCTGATGGACGTGCTGACGCTGCGGCTCGGCATGATCCCGACCAGCAGCGAGGAGTGGATAGAGGTGGCGAGGCTGCGGGAGGATGAGGCGGAGCTGCTCCGGAGAGCTGTGGGGGAGCCGTTCCTCCTCAGTCGTCGGGCGCTGCGGGACCAACACGGCTCGCTGATGGAGTACGTGGCCAGCCTGCTCGACCCAGGCCACTTCCGCCTGCACATCACGTTTGAGAGGGAAGGTTGGGAGCGACGGGGATGA
- a CDS encoding geranylgeranyl reductase family protein: protein MLTTFAQGRLPPGAEEVYNAAMKAGKYDVVVVGAGPAGSACAWELARHGVRVLLLDKSEFPRDKTCGDGLTPRAVSVLEGMGLAREVAGMGGRVSQVRVVGPGGTSTTLGMPGRGGLVVPRLRLDDALLRRATSVGAEFEAPARAEAVELEGQHALVRLEDGRGVRARMVVVATGASPRLLERSGLVAARPRLLAASRAYFECPAAQVEEMVFSFQGVTLPGYGWIFPLGGGRFNVGAGVLARHEGSTARKEFEAFTRSRLCSRLLPGARREGPVRGFPLRTDFLRSRLWAPGVVMVGEAAGLVNPLTGEGIDYALESGVIAGRHVREMLSRGEIEARAYERELRSRFSELFRTCERLRWLCRSRLAVHRLVTAADRHEDLRRMTARIVLGLEAEGRVPVAMAAKALVALLGA from the coding sequence ATGTTAACTACTTTTGCGCAAGGACGGCTCCCACCAGGGGCGGAAGAGGTGTACAATGCAGCCATGAAAGCCGGCAAGTACGATGTAGTGGTCGTGGGGGCGGGCCCGGCGGGGAGCGCCTGCGCCTGGGAGCTTGCGAGGCACGGGGTGCGCGTGCTGCTGCTGGACAAATCGGAGTTCCCGCGCGACAAGACCTGCGGCGACGGGCTCACCCCCCGCGCCGTGAGCGTGCTGGAGGGGATGGGCCTCGCGCGGGAGGTGGCAGGCATGGGGGGCCGCGTGTCCCAAGTGAGGGTGGTGGGCCCCGGCGGTACCTCCACCACCCTGGGGATGCCCGGGCGGGGAGGCCTCGTGGTGCCACGCCTCCGGCTGGACGACGCCCTCCTCCGGAGGGCCACCTCGGTGGGGGCGGAGTTCGAGGCGCCCGCCCGGGCCGAGGCCGTCGAGCTCGAGGGCCAGCACGCGCTGGTGCGCCTGGAGGACGGTCGCGGGGTGCGGGCCAGGATGGTGGTGGTGGCCACGGGGGCATCTCCCAGGTTGCTCGAACGTTCCGGGCTCGTGGCCGCGCGCCCGAGGCTGCTGGCCGCCTCCAGGGCCTACTTCGAGTGCCCGGCAGCCCAGGTCGAAGAGATGGTCTTCAGCTTTCAGGGGGTGACCCTGCCAGGGTACGGCTGGATCTTCCCGCTGGGAGGTGGGCGCTTCAACGTGGGCGCGGGGGTGCTGGCGCGCCATGAGGGCTCGACCGCGCGCAAGGAGTTCGAGGCCTTCACACGCAGCCGCCTCTGCTCGCGCCTGCTGCCCGGGGCGAGACGCGAAGGGCCGGTGCGGGGCTTTCCCCTGCGCACGGACTTCCTGCGCTCTCGCCTCTGGGCCCCCGGGGTGGTCATGGTGGGCGAGGCCGCGGGGCTGGTGAACCCCCTCACGGGCGAGGGTATAGACTACGCCCTCGAATCCGGGGTGATCGCCGGCCGGCACGTGCGCGAGATGCTCTCCAGGGGGGAGATCGAGGCCCGCGCCTACGAGCGGGAGCTGCGGTCGCGCTTCTCGGAGCTGTTCCGGACCTGCGAGCGGCTGCGCTGGCTATGCCGCAGCCGCCTGGCGGTGCACAGGCTCGTGACGGCCGCGGACCGTCACGAGGACCTGCGGCGCATGACGGCGCGCATCGTCCTGGGCCTGGAGGCAGAGGGCAGGGTGCCGGTGGCCATGGCGGCCAAGGCCCTGGTCGCGCTCCTGGGGGCCTGA
- a CDS encoding MMPL family transporter: MLDAWGRFVYRHRWWVLLLSVLCLVLTAYLRQYGGKLGSIEFASQTEAGRTSRLINEQLPSSAPSYYVIFTSDELLATEPRFVQEMQRALEPLRRSPDVLGVRTPYDGGNVNPQFISKDKHSAYAVVELRRASDERLQDIYRELHDEVRSSELRVIQSGTLPALYEFQQISSEDLRRAEVISFPASLIMLLLVFGSVVAAAIPLGTGLFAIVGALTGTLLLARYMNLTVYSQNIVTMLGLALAIDYSLFIVSRFREEINGSPIDVALGRTLSTAGRAVLFSGITVAIGMLGMTFFRLADIGSIGVAGTVVVVFSVFYAFTLLPAILAILGRRVNSLRVPFVHPERRGQGNGYWHRLSMAIMRYPWQVLVVVGAILLLLGVPFLHIRLALSDINALPKNAESRRGVEMLRNEFPGGDLNPIYVVLKYDQGSPLTPERIGQLYDLTRWLEQQPDVVRVQSLTNLDPRLGKQQYQQLLSQPVSALPAPLRQAVEGSVGKQIVVVQVYTDLDPNSDQARDLVRKIRSSHPQVDGQVLVTGQTAYDIDSLQLIEEDVPKALAFILVTTYVALFLLLGSVFLPIKAFLMNVLSLSASYGALVWIFQEGHLSGLLNFHPGPINSALPVILFCALFGLSMDYEVLLLSRIKEEYERTGDNTLAVATGLEKTGRIITGAALIMITVFVAFTFANTLVIKSIGLGMAIAVFVDAAIVRTLLVPATMRLLGQWNWWAPGPLARFYRRFGISAEGEAEDKKTFTPVNTNS; encoded by the coding sequence TTGCTCGACGCCTGGGGGAGGTTCGTCTATCGGCATAGATGGTGGGTGCTGTTGCTGTCCGTGCTCTGCCTGGTCCTCACGGCCTACCTGAGGCAGTACGGGGGGAAGCTGGGCTCGATCGAGTTCGCCTCGCAGACCGAGGCGGGCCGCACCAGCAGGCTGATCAACGAGCAGCTGCCCAGCTCGGCTCCCAGCTACTACGTGATCTTCACCAGCGACGAGCTGCTGGCCACGGAGCCGCGTTTCGTGCAGGAGATGCAGCGGGCCCTCGAGCCGCTGAGGCGCAGCCCGGACGTGCTGGGCGTGCGCACCCCGTACGACGGCGGCAACGTCAACCCCCAGTTCATCTCCAAGGACAAGCACAGCGCGTACGCCGTGGTGGAGCTGCGCAGGGCGAGCGATGAGCGCCTGCAGGACATCTACAGGGAGCTGCACGACGAGGTGCGGTCCTCTGAGCTGCGCGTGATCCAGTCCGGCACGTTGCCCGCGCTGTACGAGTTCCAGCAGATCTCCAGCGAGGACCTGCGACGTGCCGAGGTGATATCTTTCCCAGCGTCCCTGATCATGCTGCTGCTGGTGTTCGGCTCGGTGGTGGCCGCGGCCATCCCGCTGGGCACCGGGCTGTTCGCGATCGTGGGGGCACTCACGGGCACGCTGCTCCTGGCGCGCTACATGAACCTGACGGTGTACTCCCAGAACATAGTGACGATGCTGGGGCTGGCGCTGGCGATCGACTACTCGCTCTTCATAGTCAGCAGGTTCCGGGAGGAGATCAACGGCAGCCCCATCGATGTGGCGCTCGGCAGAACCCTCTCCACCGCCGGAAGGGCGGTGCTGTTCTCGGGCATCACCGTGGCCATAGGCATGCTGGGCATGACGTTCTTCCGGCTGGCAGACATCGGCTCGATCGGCGTCGCCGGCACGGTGGTGGTCGTGTTCTCGGTCTTCTACGCCTTCACGCTCCTGCCAGCGATCCTGGCCATCCTAGGGCGCAGGGTTAACAGCCTGAGGGTGCCGTTCGTGCACCCTGAGCGCCGGGGGCAGGGCAACGGCTACTGGCACAGGCTCTCGATGGCCATCATGCGCTATCCCTGGCAGGTGCTGGTGGTTGTGGGGGCCATCCTGCTCCTCCTGGGGGTGCCTTTCCTGCACATCAGGCTCGCGCTCTCGGACATCAACGCGCTGCCCAAGAACGCTGAGTCGCGCAGGGGCGTCGAGATGCTCCGCAACGAGTTCCCGGGAGGGGATCTCAACCCGATCTACGTGGTGCTGAAGTACGATCAGGGCTCGCCCCTCACCCCGGAGAGGATAGGGCAGCTGTACGATCTCACCCGCTGGCTCGAGCAGCAGCCCGACGTGGTGCGGGTCCAGAGCCTGACCAACCTCGACCCCCGCCTGGGGAAGCAGCAGTACCAGCAGCTGCTCTCGCAGCCCGTGTCGGCGCTGCCGGCTCCCCTGCGGCAGGCCGTCGAGGGCAGCGTTGGCAAGCAGATCGTGGTCGTGCAGGTGTACACCGATCTCGATCCCAACAGCGACCAGGCTCGTGACCTGGTCCGTAAGATCCGCAGCTCTCACCCGCAGGTGGATGGGCAGGTGCTGGTCACCGGCCAGACCGCCTACGACATAGACTCCCTGCAGCTCATAGAGGAGGACGTGCCGAAGGCTCTGGCGTTCATCCTCGTGACCACGTACGTGGCGCTCTTCCTCCTGCTGGGGAGCGTCTTCCTGCCGATCAAGGCGTTCCTGATGAACGTGCTGTCGCTGAGCGCCTCCTATGGGGCGCTGGTGTGGATCTTCCAGGAAGGGCATCTCTCGGGCCTGCTCAACTTCCATCCGGGCCCGATCAACAGCGCGCTGCCCGTGATCCTGTTCTGTGCGCTGTTCGGCCTCTCGATGGACTACGAGGTCCTGCTGCTCAGCCGGATCAAGGAGGAGTACGAGCGCACGGGCGACAACACCCTCGCGGTGGCCACTGGGCTGGAGAAGACCGGCCGCATCATCACGGGTGCCGCCCTGATCATGATCACGGTGTTCGTGGCCTTCACCTTCGCCAACACCCTGGTCATCAAGTCCATAGGGCTGGGCATGGCGATCGCCGTGTTCGTCGACGCGGCGATAGTGCGGACGCTGCTCGTGCCAGCCACCATGCGCCTGCTGGGGCAGTGGAACTGGTGGGCTCCCGGACCGCTGGCTCGGTTCTACCGGAGGTTCGGGATCTCGGCCGAGGGAGAGGCAGAGGATAAAAAGACGTTTACACCTGTCAATACAAACTCCTGA